A part of Terriglobus roseus genomic DNA contains:
- a CDS encoding MFS transporter, with protein MHAAHTSPRRWLYAGLLLLASVVNYIDRQTLSVLAVTMQHDLHLTDVDYGHVVQAFLLAYMVMYTLSGRLVDRFGARWTQGVFLLVWSVADACTGFARGFFSLATSRFALGAAEPGNYTASLRASGDWFNERERSIAVGIYSMGGTLGAAIAVPIAAGLATAFGWRSAFFVTGAIGALLAAVWMLLYRDPAVQRERAASVPWLTVLRQPHIAALLITRTMTDSVWYFFLFWSVKYMQDTHGLTLKTVGTTLWILYVAADIGSLLGGFISGKLVPRFGALRARFVIMLPVAACMFALCTVPHLHSTSAAITVLSGLALCHMAWMTNATVMTLDLFPRSMATTVQGMIGSASAAGGLLTAAAIGSSIQTHGYTPVFYGLCILHPLAALLLWWRIGSRAVVGGQG; from the coding sequence CGACGATGGCTCTATGCCGGACTGCTACTGCTGGCGTCTGTGGTGAATTACATCGATCGGCAAACGTTGTCTGTACTCGCAGTGACGATGCAGCATGATCTGCACTTGACCGATGTGGATTATGGCCATGTTGTGCAGGCTTTCCTGCTGGCGTACATGGTGATGTATACCCTTTCCGGACGGCTCGTAGATCGTTTCGGGGCGCGCTGGACACAGGGTGTGTTTCTTTTGGTCTGGTCTGTGGCCGATGCATGCACAGGCTTCGCACGCGGTTTCTTCTCGCTTGCCACAAGCCGATTCGCTCTTGGCGCAGCCGAACCAGGGAATTACACTGCCTCCCTCCGCGCATCTGGGGATTGGTTCAACGAGCGCGAGCGCTCCATTGCAGTAGGCATCTACAGCATGGGCGGCACATTGGGTGCAGCTATCGCCGTCCCCATCGCCGCAGGCCTGGCAACAGCATTTGGATGGCGTTCTGCGTTCTTTGTCACCGGAGCGATTGGTGCTTTATTAGCGGCTGTTTGGATGCTGTTGTATCGCGACCCTGCGGTTCAGCGTGAACGCGCAGCATCAGTGCCTTGGCTCACGGTATTACGCCAGCCACATATCGCAGCGCTACTTATCACGCGCACTATGACCGACAGCGTTTGGTACTTCTTTCTGTTCTGGTCCGTGAAGTACATGCAGGATACGCATGGACTCACATTGAAAACAGTGGGTACTACGCTCTGGATTCTTTACGTTGCCGCGGACATAGGCTCTTTGCTTGGCGGATTTATCTCGGGAAAACTTGTGCCGCGTTTCGGTGCATTGCGTGCCCGCTTCGTCATCATGTTGCCTGTAGCGGCATGCATGTTTGCACTTTGCACCGTGCCGCATCTGCATAGCACCAGCGCCGCAATCACGGTACTTAGCGGGCTGGCGTTATGCCACATGGCATGGATGACGAATGCCACTGTGATGACGCTGGATCTGTTTCCGCGTTCCATGGCCACGACTGTACAAGGCATGATTGGCTCGGCAAGCGCCGCGGGCGGGTTGCTCACAGCGGCGGCCATTGGTTCAAGTATTCAGACACATGGCTATACGCCTGTGTTCTACGGGTTGTGCATATTGCATCCGCTCGCCGCCCTGCTGTTGTGGTGGCGCATTGGATCGCGTGCAGTTGTAGGAGGACAGGGATGA
- a CDS encoding FAD-dependent oxidoreductase: MKQQTEQYDVVVCGGGLAGVCAAIAAARGGAATCLVQDRPVLGGNSSSEVRVTPHGAAAFHAYARETGILSELLIEERAQNHEEIFENGWTNSVWDMVQYDLVQRTPNLTLHLNTTVLGVEMDGRTLKAVRCRIGNAEVDLTLEAKVFIDCTGDGMVAAEAGCEWRMGSEGKVEFNEPHAPTVANGDIMGNSIHFRARDMGRPVPFKRPDWAMHYDDARFFYDQGRLPKEIRGGYWWIEIGVPYDTIHQAEEIRHELTRHTLGVWDWIKNRDPKTMNLAENWALDWIGQVPGKRESRRIMGLYLMNEWDAIRATVHEDEIAFGGWFIDIHTPGGLLAPTSEPASAEGYSETSDYAARSYAGPYGIPLRSLVSKDVDNLMMAGRNVSATHCALATVRVMATTALMGQAAGVTAALAAQQNTSPAHIASTQYQHVQQTLLREGCFLPNIKNEDTGDLAQRATVSASSEARFAGVGPESHGAHEGLAFWRDQAVPLREELLQRRGQWIALGGERLQTLRFCLSNTSEIPQRVSVKLMEVQHIWDYRVDDAMELCTGEIILFPGPKQWIEWHVPADTALQQDSYIRVDLLPNPHVQWHVANAVEPGHVSAFEMSPGKMRRYSSGVTLSMQVEPPQRSYSPANVLSGVTRPHATTNLWRSDPAQPLPQWLELDWTTPQNVSEMILTFPGHLLREYHAYAPMYRDPQCVRDYDVQIHDGENWRTVSEVRGNYQRRNVVAFAEPLRTDRMRVVVLATHGDPSAAIYEIRLY, translated from the coding sequence ATGAAGCAGCAGACAGAACAGTATGACGTGGTGGTGTGTGGTGGGGGTTTGGCAGGTGTATGTGCGGCCATTGCAGCGGCGCGTGGAGGCGCGGCAACATGCCTGGTGCAGGACAGGCCGGTGCTAGGCGGCAACAGCTCGTCTGAAGTTCGTGTCACACCGCATGGCGCTGCTGCTTTTCATGCGTACGCCCGCGAAACCGGCATTCTCTCAGAACTCTTAATTGAAGAGCGCGCACAAAACCACGAAGAGATTTTCGAGAATGGCTGGACCAACTCCGTGTGGGACATGGTGCAGTACGACCTGGTGCAGCGCACACCTAACCTGACACTGCATTTGAACACCACAGTGCTTGGCGTTGAGATGGATGGACGCACACTTAAGGCAGTGCGCTGCCGCATTGGCAATGCGGAAGTAGACCTTACGTTGGAAGCCAAGGTCTTCATCGATTGCACGGGTGATGGCATGGTTGCAGCCGAGGCGGGCTGCGAATGGCGCATGGGCAGCGAGGGCAAAGTCGAGTTCAACGAGCCCCACGCTCCTACCGTCGCCAACGGCGACATTATGGGAAACTCCATTCACTTTCGCGCGCGTGATATGGGGCGCCCTGTTCCCTTTAAACGGCCCGACTGGGCCATGCATTATGACGATGCACGGTTCTTCTATGACCAGGGACGTCTACCCAAAGAGATTCGCGGTGGTTATTGGTGGATTGAGATCGGTGTGCCATACGACACGATCCATCAAGCAGAAGAGATTCGTCATGAGCTTACGCGGCACACGTTAGGTGTGTGGGACTGGATCAAGAATCGCGATCCTAAAACGATGAACTTGGCGGAAAACTGGGCGCTGGATTGGATAGGTCAAGTTCCCGGAAAGCGCGAAAGCCGTCGCATCATGGGCCTCTATCTGATGAACGAATGGGATGCGATCCGCGCCACCGTTCACGAAGATGAGATCGCCTTCGGTGGTTGGTTCATTGACATCCATACACCGGGAGGGTTGCTGGCGCCTACCAGTGAGCCAGCAAGCGCGGAAGGCTATTCCGAAACAAGCGATTATGCCGCGCGCTCTTATGCTGGCCCTTATGGCATTCCTTTGCGGAGCCTTGTTTCGAAAGATGTCGATAACCTGATGATGGCAGGCCGCAACGTCAGTGCGACGCATTGTGCATTGGCTACCGTGCGCGTAATGGCGACAACCGCATTGATGGGACAGGCCGCCGGAGTAACAGCCGCGTTGGCGGCTCAACAGAACACTTCCCCCGCACACATTGCATCAACTCAATACCAACATGTGCAGCAGACTCTCCTTCGAGAGGGTTGCTTCCTGCCAAATATAAAGAATGAAGACACAGGCGACCTGGCTCAACGCGCCACAGTATCTGCATCAAGCGAAGCACGTTTCGCAGGCGTGGGCCCGGAAAGTCACGGCGCGCACGAAGGCCTCGCCTTCTGGCGCGATCAAGCTGTGCCTCTGCGCGAGGAGTTGCTGCAACGCCGTGGACAGTGGATCGCCTTAGGTGGAGAGAGGCTGCAAACGCTTCGCTTCTGTCTCTCGAATACAAGCGAAATACCGCAGCGTGTCTCAGTGAAGCTCATGGAAGTGCAGCACATCTGGGATTACCGCGTGGATGATGCAATGGAACTCTGCACAGGTGAAATCATCTTGTTTCCTGGGCCGAAACAGTGGATTGAGTGGCATGTCCCCGCAGATACAGCGCTTCAACAAGACTCTTACATCCGCGTAGACCTGCTGCCCAATCCTCACGTGCAATGGCATGTTGCAAACGCGGTGGAGCCGGGACATGTGTCTGCGTTTGAAATGTCGCCAGGCAAGATGCGCCGCTATTCAAGCGGTGTGACGCTCTCCATGCAGGTAGAACCGCCTCAAAGGTCGTACTCCCCCGCAAACGTTTTGAGTGGAGTAACGCGCCCGCATGCCACCACAAATCTGTGGCGATCGGATCCAGCACAACCGCTTCCACAGTGGCTGGAACTGGACTGGACAACACCACAAAACGTTTCGGAAATGATCCTGACTTTCCCCGGTCATCTACTGCGGGAATACCACGCCTACGCGCCGATGTATCGCGATCCGCAGTGTGTTCGCGATTACGACGTCCAAATTCACGATGGTGAAAATTGGCGCACTGTCTCCGAAGTTCGCGGTAACTATCAGCGAAGAAACGTAGTCGCATTCGCCGAACCGCTTCGCACAGATCGCATGCGCGTTGTAGTGCTTGCAACACATGGCGACCCTTCTGCAGCCATCTACGAAATTCGCCTGTACTAA